A portion of the Polaribacter cellanae genome contains these proteins:
- a CDS encoding peptidylprolyl isomerase: MAILSKIRERSMFLIIIIGLALFAFVLDPSTLGDFFNSSKVNEVGEINGETVSRQEFATALEAYKQQTGGRVSEMQAAKSVWDNIVRKKIYKNQLEEAGITVGEQDVWNEVINSPSVSNSPQFQNEAGLFDEGKFKQFLADTKENNPQLWTAWSNYMNQIKDNAETSTYNKLITAGLGASLKEGENEYMIENTKVNAQFVYVPYSTVADSLVKIKKSDVKAYIKNHKAQFQVDASRDISYVKFDIVATPEDEEAIKADLATLIEDFKKTSNNKDFLNENGSETPLDENYKYNVNINQTIANEIFAGDKGDVFGPYKDQGYFKVSKIVEISKMPDSVKASHILIPFVGAQRATPDVTRSEDEAKKLADSILTVVKRRSSKFADLAKEFSSDKSNAEKGGDLDWFNYNRMTPAFRDFSFTNKKGTIDVVKTPFGFHIVKIDETKNEQKVLKLATFSRKIVASEKTENEVFQKAEQFALAISNNKDYAQVAKDNNYNLRSAVGLKVLDESVPGIGNQRPIVSWAFEKHLKTGDFKRFDIEGSHVVAIITGKTEKGLMPVDKAINRVRPILLNEKKAAILSEKFNGADLQEIAKANNVTVRTANGINLKTPTLSGVGAEPKVVGAMYNAELNKMYNNIAGSRGVYAFKVTERNLPTALPNYDSNRKKIAEARKRLTFKMYEALKEASDIEDNRANMYVSN; the protein is encoded by the coding sequence ATGGCAATTTTATCAAAAATTAGAGAACGTTCGATGTTCTTAATAATTATTATTGGTTTAGCACTTTTTGCTTTTGTACTAGACCCTTCTACTTTAGGAGATTTTTTTAACTCTAGCAAAGTAAATGAGGTTGGAGAAATAAATGGCGAAACAGTTTCTAGACAAGAATTTGCAACCGCTTTAGAAGCATATAAACAACAAACTGGTGGTAGAGTTTCTGAAATGCAAGCAGCAAAATCTGTTTGGGATAACATTGTTAGAAAAAAGATTTACAAAAACCAATTAGAAGAAGCTGGTATTACTGTTGGAGAACAAGATGTTTGGAACGAAGTAATAAATTCTCCTTCTGTAAGTAATAGCCCTCAATTTCAAAATGAAGCTGGTTTGTTTGACGAAGGAAAGTTCAAACAATTCTTAGCAGATACAAAAGAGAACAACCCTCAATTATGGACTGCTTGGTCTAATTACATGAACCAAATTAAAGATAATGCAGAAACAAGTACGTACAACAAATTAATAACTGCTGGTTTAGGAGCTTCTTTAAAAGAAGGCGAAAACGAGTATATGATAGAGAACACGAAAGTAAATGCCCAGTTTGTGTATGTTCCTTATTCTACTGTAGCAGATAGTTTGGTTAAAATTAAAAAGTCGGATGTAAAAGCATATATTAAAAACCACAAAGCTCAATTTCAAGTGGATGCATCTCGTGATATTTCTTACGTAAAGTTCGATATTGTTGCAACTCCAGAAGACGAAGAAGCAATAAAGGCAGATTTAGCCACTTTAATCGAAGACTTTAAAAAGACTTCAAACAACAAAGATTTCTTAAACGAAAATGGTTCTGAAACTCCTTTAGATGAAAACTATAAGTACAATGTAAACATTAACCAAACCATTGCAAACGAAATTTTTGCAGGAGATAAAGGAGATGTATTTGGACCTTATAAAGATCAAGGATATTTTAAAGTTTCTAAAATTGTAGAAATTTCTAAAATGCCAGATTCAGTAAAAGCAAGCCATATTTTAATACCTTTTGTTGGTGCACAAAGAGCAACTCCAGATGTTACAAGGTCGGAAGACGAAGCTAAGAAATTAGCAGACAGCATTCTTACTGTTGTAAAAAGAAGAAGTAGCAAATTTGCAGATTTAGCAAAAGAATTTTCTTCAGATAAATCGAATGCAGAAAAAGGAGGAGATTTAGATTGGTTTAATTACAATAGAATGACACCTGCTTTTAGAGATTTTTCTTTTACAAACAAAAAAGGAACTATAGATGTTGTAAAAACTCCTTTTGGTTTTCATATTGTAAAAATAGATGAAACTAAAAACGAACAAAAAGTTTTAAAATTAGCTACATTTAGCAGAAAAATTGTTGCTTCAGAAAAAACAGAAAACGAAGTATTCCAAAAAGCAGAGCAATTTGCATTGGCGATTTCTAATAATAAAGATTATGCACAAGTTGCAAAAGATAACAACTACAATTTAAGATCTGCAGTTGGTTTAAAAGTTTTAGACGAGAGTGTACCAGGTATTGGTAATCAAAGACCAATTGTTTCTTGGGCATTTGAGAAACACCTAAAAACAGGAGATTTTAAGCGTTTCGATATAGAAGGTAGTCACGTAGTTGCAATTATAACAGGAAAAACAGAAAAAGGTTTAATGCCTGTAGATAAAGCTATCAATAGAGTAAGACCAATTTTGTTAAACGAAAAGAAAGCAGCTATACTTTCAGAAAAATTTAATGGAGCCGATTTACAAGAAATTGCCAAAGCCAATAACGTAACTGTTAGAACTGCAAACGGAATTAACTTAAAAACACCAACTTTAAGTGGTGTTGGAGCAGAGCCTAAAGTTGTAGGAGCAATGTATAATGCTGAATTAAATAAAATGTATAACAATATTGCAGGAAGCAGAGGAGTGTATGCCTTTAAAGTTACAGAAAGAAACTTACCAACAGCTTTACCAAACTACGATTCTAATAGAAAGAAAATTGCTGAAGCAAGAAAAAGACTTACATTTAAAATGTATGAGGCTTTAAAAGAAGCTTCAGATATTGAAGATAATAGAGCAAACATGTATGTTTCTAACTAA